The genomic window CCTGGTatctatatttcatatattatttttacactttttgaTTTTCATGAAGATGCTGCACTGATACATGTAACTGTAaaccaacatgttttactttgctGCAAATTTCATCTGAGACGTAGCATGAAGTGATTATTGATCAGAATCAAAGCAGCAGGTATGTTTAAACTAAGAATGTGAACTTCACCTGGTTTGGTTTGAGTAGTTAATATCATACATTGGGTTTTATTATGATGCTGCACTTATGaatgcaactttaaaaaaacctgTTCAACTTTCCTGCACCACaattatgttgtgtttcatattaaACATGACATGAAGTGATCATTGATCAGAATCAGACACAGCAGCTATGTTCGAGGCGGAAGGTTTATTTgactgtttaaaaaatgtaaacttgtttattttgataaaatccTATATTATTTGAGTTCTATCATGACTCTGCACTTAAGAAAGCAACCTGTTTATCTTTCAAACACTACATCTGTGTTCTTATGAATCTGAGACTTGACTTCAAATGATTTGACAGATCTGTCATACAAGCTATTTCAGTCCAGTGACCTGAAGCTCTCAATGGTCAAGAGGCAAATCCTGTGAGACATTAGTTTTGTGTAACACCAAATACATTTCAACTGTTTCTGGTATATTTATTGTGtatctgaataaataaacaggaaacaaaggagGGATATGGTTGTTTATTATAATGCAATGCCTTTATTAACAGGCTCTTCTAAAAACAGGTAAGGTGGCCAAATGACCTGATGGTCTTCAAGACCCTGCATCAAAACTGCGTCACCACATTAACCTGTTAATCAGAAGTGGACGTCATTCATGATGCTTTTATCATTGAGGtggtttgtctcctctctctgttgtaCCCACACTCCACCTCCAACATGTACCTTGAGCTCTTTTGAACGTACATCTACTCATAGCAGAACCTTTGatggaatgtgtgtttgtgtgtgtgtttttcactgcaAGAACAAGGACACAATTtcaagaggaaacattttttatatttcaaaaataatctaTGCACATAATGGATAAAAGCAAACACTGGGTCTGAACATCCAGACAATTGAGatccaaaaatacattttcttatgaaatataaattatatataaaaatgtatattttagtttggaCCCCCAACGAGACGGccctattttttatattttattaataaaaataaacttttaaacaTTGAATCCACCTATAATATCtattgaggcagttttaactTCGAAATCAAACGAGATTTCAAAACAACTTAATCCGTTTTTTAATTTCCATGCAACAAGAACTGTACACCACCCAAGTCTTGAACTTGcctaaaaaacaaaaggccAAAAAGTCTTGATTCAGACTTCAAGCACGGCAGCCCTGCATCTGTGCCAGTCTCTGCTTTAAAAGTTCACTTCTCCTCcgcagctgctctttgtgtgtgaggagtctCTGCTCGTCTGACTGCATGCTGTAGATACACTCTGTCGCCTTCTTCAGGATCACCGACTTCGCCGCCTTCTTGTTGTTGGCCACCTCGGGGATCTCGTCCCGCAGCGCGACAAGGCTCAACTTGAgcttcagcctcctctggcgctCCCGAAAGGCTCCTCCAATCCTTCTCTTGTCATTGTCCTCGGTGTCTGACGTCCGGGGGCTCAGACACTTGCGGATGCTGCTGGTCTGTTTGAGGACCCTGCTGTGGCCGCcgctgcctccacctcctcctccaccgctgctgctgctgctgctgctctccagcttCAGCCTCCTGACTGCCGGCTGCTCCTGCCTCATGGATGGATGGGCAGTGTAATCATGCTTGTGGGTGGAGACGTCAAACCTCTTCAGCACGAGCGGGCTGGGGGGCCTTGTCTCCAGCGGACTTGGGTAGCACCGTTTCACCGCCTGCCTCTTCTCCACTGGGACCACGTcaatcccctcctcttcctcctggtcctcctcttcctcctcatcatgatCCTCGTCTCCATTCTCATcctctgcaaaagaaaaagaaaaaagaaacactctgctccagcaccagcatTCCTGACTTAAATGTATGTcacagcagtgggggggggggggggggggggggggctaacccTACCCCGCATAGGAGTGGATTGCTTAACATGCATCTTGCTGATCTTACAGCTGTCTACAACATGACATGGCAGCATGGCTCTACCGCCTGTCTGCAGACTGCATGCATCAAAACAATACTgagcctcttctcctcctcatcagcggttgtgatggagatgtgtgtgtgtgtgtgatgcacagccacatgcacgctcagagggaagcagcacagagggGTGGGCCTGCACGGCGAGACGTTCACCACCCACCTGATTcactacagctgctgctgttgggcgGCGTGTCCGGCCCCAGGTCCTTGCGCGCGGCGTGCAGGGAGGCGAGCCGCTCGGACACCACCTTCTCCAGCTTGGCCGCGGCGGAGAAGCCGCTCCACATGCAGTCCTGGATGATGATGGAGTCAGCGCCGCAGACGATGCTCTGGTTCACCGCGTCATCCTCGTTGTCAGAGTAGAAATACGGCTGCAGGGAGTCGTAGTCCAGGTCATAGTTTTTACTTGAATCCAGCGGCATGATGCGTCCTCGTCCTGTCTCTGCTGGGAAAGACAACAAAGAACGAGTGGTTAGAGCTTGTTCATACAGATGTGCGGCTTCATACAGCTGCCGGGCAGTGAACCTGGAGGCAGCGCAAAGTGTCAGCAACATCACAGATAGAGCCATCTGAggggaaacagacaaaacctaGGTTGCTATAAAACACCTATGAACTAATTAACAGTTATTAACAACTGCAAAAAGTGATCAGGATTAGGGTTgaaaaattccgggaatattcaaagttggaaactttccataggaattaacgggaataaactggaagttgtgtgggtaatttatactaactgtatttaccttgtcatatacagatataaatataaacattttgttttgtcataggctgatttgagccctgaggaaactttgggcacttgactacatgcttctgcatctttgtgtcattcttcacataggtctttgcacagtatttgcaaatgtacacagcctttccttctacattggctgggctgAAATGTGCACGTGGctttgttctgtagaataagatgagaaaaaagatgtaaaaacactaaagcaatgccagagatataaatagatggccaattggaatctactttaaaaatatttgacaAATGATGGTtaattgaatagaaataggctagatgaacagatgaataatcctcaatcagcatgctaatatattttcgaAACTTACCTGAACACCTACTATTACCTATTATTACCTACAGCAGACCTTattagccctgctgtagtgtgcacgATGCTGGCAATTATCTGTGCACGTGATGGagacatgcacagtggagggttgtaaTTAAACGAGCAGCCTGtgcaaatagaatttgaataatcaatacatGCAGACTGTCGTATTGATGAATCATTTTCATAGAGCTGAGTTTTGCTTTAAGTGTCATTTGCAGTTAACGATAAACAACTTACTCACTTGTCAACGATGAGAGTGACCGTCGGGCGAGTGATGCGTTCTTACTCGTTTGCATTCTCAGTCGGTGGAGTTGAacccacacaacatctgcagcgccatcGCGCGACATGTTGACGAAGCGTTTCGAATAGTAGATGAGAATCGTTGCTaatttgcagagtaaaaacatacactttgtttgctctcacaTTGTCTCCTCTTTAGCTAACTACCGTTGTGACATATCCcagctctcccctctcttctcctgggaCGGTGGaaccctctctctgctgttttccgCCTTTCGGCGTCCGGAATCggtagaaagaagaaaacctctAAAACTCGGGGAGGTGAATAATTCCAGGCGGATGTTCGGCAGCACACAAGCCCCCGCCGtgccccatcctcctcctcctcatgcagcAGAGCGTCAatcggctgcagccacttcttctctcaCCCGCAGCTCTGCGCGATCTGCGTTCTGCGTTCTGCGCGCTGGGTCCCTCTGTGCGCTCTGTGCACCTGATGgctcagtcacgttcactgcagtgaattattgatacacgcacagtgttagaagatattattaaaacctgttAATGACTCAGCTCCTTAACTCCGCGgtttaatctaatctaaacgtaatttgctgtgAGTTGTtccatatattatttaattaaaaggttcgagtggaacagatttgtcgctcgagcaaaactaagctgttggttttaatataaatgatgaagtggatcaataatctggcttcagttcaccacctcacgtctgtgtcgccactttcccgtctccaaaacgtttgtatacgcatgggtcagagcttgcgtggaaatacgcaaatTCCcccgtcaagtttgtttttataaatctcaACGTTTGCGTAGGATTCTTAAAGCGTGCTATGGTTgtttaatgcatgatattttaactttgttgaattgggtctggagccttTAACTTCTCcctttttaattatgttatttgtatcaagtccaggccagtcCTTCCACCTTTGCACATGATCCAGTACTGTTGGATCAGTCTTTAAAATCATTTGCACGTATTAAATCAATTGTATATTTCTGAAATCACAGCCTCCCGTCCCGTTTATTCTGGATATGTGCGGCTAACCCAATTGACATTCAACTGTCACCCTAAACCTTTTAG from Platichthys flesus chromosome 22, fPlaFle2.1, whole genome shotgun sequence includes these protein-coding regions:
- the LOC133933457 gene encoding transcriptional regulator Myc-2-like, with product MPLDSSKNYDLDYDSLQPYFYSDNEDDAVNQSIVCGADSIIIQDCMWSGFSAAAKLEKVVSERLASLHAARKDLGPDTPPNSSSCSESEDENGDEDHDEEEEEDQEEEEGIDVVPVEKRQAVKRCYPSPLETRPPSPLVLKRFDVSTHKHDYTAHPSMRQEQPAVRRLKLESSSSSSSGGGGGGGSGGHSRVLKQTSSIRKCLSPRTSDTEDNDKRRIGGAFRERQRRLKLKLSLVALRDEIPEVANNKKAAKSVILKKATECIYSMQSDEQRLLTHKEQLRRRSELLKQRLAQMQGCRA